GCTCGAGCTGTCCGTGCCGCTGATCGCGCTTGGTCAGGTCAAGCAGCGCGGGGGCAAGCTCGTCACTGCGTTCGCAGCCGAGCTCGATCTCGACGTGCGCGACATTCGCAGCAACAATTTCGAGATCGAATGGCCGCCACGCAGCGGCAAACGGCAGACCTTCCCGGAGGTCGACCGCGCCGAATGGTTCACGCTCGAAGAGGCGCAGGAGAGGATCAACGCAGGACAACGCCCATTGCTTGATCGGCTGGAGCAATTGGCCGGCGGCGAATAGGCGCGTCGCGACGCGCCGCTCACACCGGCTGCTCGTCGTCCGTCACCGGCGACGTCACCACGAGGAACACGAGATCGGTGAGGCCCGAATTCGAGATCGCGTGCTCGACGCCGGGCGGCAGGAAGATCACGTCGTGCTTGCGCACGACATGGTTCTTGCCTGATATCTCCATCAGTCCCTCGCCGTCGAGCACGTGATAGACCTGCTCCTGCACCTTGTGATGATGCCGCGCGACATAGGCCATCGGCTGGTACATCGAGATGCGGTAGTCGATGCGGCGCGAGCCCGCGGTCTCCGGCATCACCAGCGGCTTCGACAGCGCGCCGCCGAAATGATTGGGAAATTCGCGCCAGGGCACCTCGGCAATGTTGCGGATGAAGGCGCCGTTGCTGTCATCGGCCATGATCGTGCTCCCTCGTCTCAGTTCACCAGCGCGCCGCCATCGAGATAGACGATCGAGCCCGTGGCAAAGCCGTTGGCCATCAAGCTCGATATCTGCTGCGCGATGTCCTCGGCCATGCCGACGCGGCCGACCGGCAGCGTCGCGGCGGTCTTGGTCAGCATCTCCCTTCGCGCCGCTTCCGGCATCGCAGCCCTGATCGGCGTATCGATCACGCCGGGCGAGACCGCGTTGACACGCACAGGCGCAAGCTCCAGTGCGAGCGCGCGGGCGAGCGATTCCAGCGCACCGTTCGCCGCGCTGATGATCGCCGAATTCGGCCGCGGCCGGACGCTGAGGAAACCCGTGACCAGCGTCAGCGAACCGCCGGGCCGGATCTCGGCCGCGCGCGCGACGCGCCAGGCGCCCCAGAATTTGCCTTCCATGGTGGCGCGGACGTCCTCCATCGCAACCGTCTTGAACGGCCCGGTGCGAAGCTGCGCCGCGGTGAGCACGACATGATCGACGGGACCTGTGCGTCGAAATAGTTCAGCGACGCTCTGGTCGCTGGTGACGTCGGCGGAAATCGCCGTCACCTTGAGCCGTTCGGCGACGGGATCGAGCTTCGCCGCGCTACGCGAGGCGATGACGACCTCCGCGCCCTGGCTCTTGGCGAGCTCCGCCGTGGCGAGACCAATGCCTGAGGAGCCCCCGACCACAACGACCTTCTTGCCTGCGAGCGTCATTCCCGATCTCCCGATAGTCTCGTTGATTGGTGAGGCCGCACGATCAGCCCGGCTGGAAGCGCGTGCCGATGCCCGCCTTGCTCTGGCCGAGGCCCGGCAATTCCCAGACGCCGGCGCCGGCCGGATTGACGTCGGCGGCGATGTCGACGTCGATCAGATAGGGCCGGTTGGCGGCAATCCCCTTGCGGATTGCCTCGCCGAGGTCCGCGGCGCGATCGACCCGCACGCCCTCGACCCCACAGGCGCGCGCCATCGCCGCGAAATCCGGATTGTAGCGTTCTCCCGTCTCGGGGTGCTTGAAGTCGGTGGCAAGCTCGCGGCCGCCGAGATAGCCGCGCTGCAGCCCGCGGATCGAGGCATAGGCGTAATTGTTCCAGACCACCCAGACCACCGGCAGATTGTATTCGACCGCCGTGCCCAACACGTTGGCGTGCATGAAGAACGCGCCGTCGCCGCACACCGACACGCACGGACGATCGGGCGCGGCGAACTTCGCACCCATCACGCCGGCGACGCCAAAGCCCATCGGGCCGAAGCCCATCGAACCGATCAGCGAGTCCGGCCGCTTCGGCTTACAGAATCCGAGAAGCCAGTTGTGATGCACGCCGATGTCCGAGACGAGGATCGCATCCTCGGGCAGTGCCTTGTCGATCTCGGCGGCCGCGCGCTGCGGATTGATCGGCGTCGAATCGTCGGAAAAGCCGGGCGCGACGAACTTGTCCCATTCTTTGCGATAGCCGTCGATCTGCGCCAGCCATTTCTTGCGCGCATCGGACTTCTTGAACAAATTGTCGCGGCGATCGAGCTCGGCATGGACCTGGCGCAGGAAGGTGCGGACGTCGGCCATCAATCCGAGCGCGACGGGATAGTTGCGGCCGATCTCCTCGGGGTCGATGTCGACGTGGATCAGCTTCGTCGGTGGGATCGTGAAGGAGTAGCCGGGGATCCACGAGCTCGAGGTGCGATCGTCGAAGCGGACGCCGAGCGCGAGCAGCACGTCGGCCTGACGCGCGGCGTGATTGGCCTGGTAGTGCCCGGCGCGCGCGACGAGGCCGAGAGCCAGCGGATGATTGACGTCGAGCGCACCGAGGCCGCTCGCGGACGCCGCCACGGGAATCTGAAGCCGTTCGGCAAGCTTGCGCAACTCATCGGCGGCCCCGCCATAACGCACGCCCTGCCCGACCAGCATCACCGGCCGCTCGGCCGACAGCAGCATGTCGACCGCCTTCTCAACTCCATCGGGATCGGCGCCGCAGCGGCTGGAGATATTCGCATTCCACTCGATCGCCTTCGGCGCCTCTTCAGCCGCCGATTCCATGAAGACGTCGAAGGGCACGTCGACCACCACGGGCCCCGTCCGTCCCGTGATCATGGTTTTCCAGGCTTGCCGCACCGCGAGCGGCACCATCTCGCCACGCGTGGGCTGGAACACCTTCTTGCAGATCGTGCGCACCGTGGACGGAAAGTCGGCCTGATGGTGTCGGTACATTTCCTGGAACGCACCGCGGTTGAACTGGCTGGTCGGTACGTTGCCGGTGATCGCCATGAACGGCACGGAATCGAGAAAGGCATTGGCGAGCGAGATCGGCAGATTGGCCGAGCCCGGCCCGCACGAGGTGAAGGTCGCCGTCGGCCTGCCCGAGACGCGGTAATAGACGTCGGCCATGAAGCCGGCGACGCTCTCGTGATGCACGGAGATCGTCTTGATCTCGGATGAGCGCTCATACAACGCGTCGATGAACTGGATGTTGCCGTGGCCGCACAGGCCGAACACCTGCGGCACCTTCTCCTGGATCAGGTAATCGACGATGACCTGGGCG
This genomic stretch from Bradyrhizobium sp. CCGB12 harbors:
- a CDS encoding cupin domain-containing protein, which gives rise to MADDSNGAFIRNIAEVPWREFPNHFGGALSKPLVMPETAGSRRIDYRISMYQPMAYVARHHHKVQEQVYHVLDGEGLMEISGKNHVVRKHDVIFLPPGVEHAISNSGLTDLVFLVVTSPVTDDEQPV
- a CDS encoding NUDIX domain-containing protein: MPSKSAGIIAYRKRRRLEVLLVHPGGPFWRNKDLGAWSIPKGEYADEEDAEIAARREFAEELGLELSVPLIALGQVKQRGGKLVTAFAAELDLDVRDIRSNNFEIEWPPRSGKRQTFPEVDRAEWFTLEEAQERINAGQRPLLDRLEQLAGGE
- a CDS encoding SDR family oxidoreductase is translated as MTLAGKKVVVVGGSSGIGLATAELAKSQGAEVVIASRSAAKLDPVAERLKVTAISADVTSDQSVAELFRRTGPVDHVVLTAAQLRTGPFKTVAMEDVRATMEGKFWGAWRVARAAEIRPGGSLTLVTGFLSVRPRPNSAIISAANGALESLARALALELAPVRVNAVSPGVIDTPIRAAMPEAARREMLTKTAATLPVGRVGMAEDIAQQISSLMANGFATGSIVYLDGGALVN
- a CDS encoding thiamine pyrophosphate-binding protein, which translates into the protein MSKNMLNGAQVIVDYLIQEKVPQVFGLCGHGNIQFIDALYERSSEIKTISVHHESVAGFMADVYYRVSGRPTATFTSCGPGSANLPISLANAFLDSVPFMAITGNVPTSQFNRGAFQEMYRHHQADFPSTVRTICKKVFQPTRGEMVPLAVRQAWKTMITGRTGPVVVDVPFDVFMESAAEEAPKAIEWNANISSRCGADPDGVEKAVDMLLSAERPVMLVGQGVRYGGAADELRKLAERLQIPVAASASGLGALDVNHPLALGLVARAGHYQANHAARQADVLLALGVRFDDRTSSSWIPGYSFTIPPTKLIHVDIDPEEIGRNYPVALGLMADVRTFLRQVHAELDRRDNLFKKSDARKKWLAQIDGYRKEWDKFVAPGFSDDSTPINPQRAAAEIDKALPEDAILVSDIGVHHNWLLGFCKPKRPDSLIGSMGFGPMGFGVAGVMGAKFAAPDRPCVSVCGDGAFFMHANVLGTAVEYNLPVVWVVWNNYAYASIRGLQRGYLGGRELATDFKHPETGERYNPDFAAMARACGVEGVRVDRAADLGEAIRKGIAANRPYLIDVDIAADVNPAGAGVWELPGLGQSKAGIGTRFQPG